One Candidatus Methylacidiphilales bacterium DNA segment encodes these proteins:
- a CDS encoding KamA family radical SAM protein has translation MKTLSSDRSFVKVGQGLWKEEKPSDWNDWSWQLRHRLTKLEDFEARLDLLPEERRGIELAEHKLAVAVTPYFFNLIDPDNPNDPIRRQVIPREEELHEAPEEMRDPCGEDKTMVAPGLVHRYPDRVLLLLTDRCASYCRYCTRSRIVSGVGEQRLETNLALALAYLRKHTEVRDVLLSGGDPLLLSDQRLEAIIQALRSIEHIEIVRIGTRVPIFLPQRITPKLCAMLRRYHPLWINIHSNHPRELTLEVYEALARLADAGIPMGNQAVLLKGVNDDAETLKVLFQKLVRARVRPYYLYQCDLIIGSAHLRVPIERGLEIMDAIRGYTTGFAVPQYVVDGPGGGGKIPLNPDYILARTSDRIVLRNFKGEIYEYPLGESGEWVVDSALQRPSGSRAYVHDLE, from the coding sequence GTGAAGACATTATCAAGTGACCGTTCTTTTGTAAAAGTAGGGCAAGGGCTGTGGAAAGAGGAAAAACCCTCTGACTGGAATGATTGGAGTTGGCAACTACGTCATCGCCTGACGAAGCTCGAGGACTTTGAGGCAAGGCTGGATCTGCTTCCAGAGGAGAGACGAGGCATTGAATTAGCTGAACATAAATTGGCCGTAGCTGTGACGCCCTATTTCTTTAATTTGATCGATCCCGACAATCCTAATGACCCGATCCGAAGACAAGTGATCCCTCGCGAGGAGGAGTTGCATGAAGCTCCGGAAGAGATGCGCGATCCTTGCGGAGAAGATAAGACCATGGTTGCGCCTGGCTTGGTGCACCGTTATCCCGATCGTGTGCTCTTGCTTTTGACGGATCGCTGCGCTTCTTACTGCCGCTACTGCACAAGAAGCCGCATTGTGAGTGGAGTCGGAGAGCAACGACTGGAGACGAATTTAGCCTTAGCTTTGGCTTATCTGCGAAAGCATACGGAGGTAAGAGATGTGTTGCTATCGGGTGGGGATCCTCTGCTCTTATCTGATCAGCGGCTTGAGGCTATTATTCAAGCGTTGCGATCGATCGAGCACATTGAGATTGTGCGGATCGGCACTCGTGTGCCGATATTTTTGCCACAAAGGATAACGCCCAAACTGTGCGCAATGCTGCGACGCTATCATCCCCTGTGGATTAATATTCATTCCAATCACCCTCGTGAGTTGACGTTAGAAGTGTATGAAGCGCTCGCGCGACTCGCCGATGCTGGGATTCCGATGGGTAATCAAGCGGTGTTGCTAAAGGGCGTGAACGACGATGCGGAGACGTTAAAGGTGTTGTTTCAAAAACTCGTGCGCGCTCGGGTAAGGCCTTACTACCTCTATCAATGCGATTTAATCATCGGTTCTGCGCATCTCCGTGTGCCGATCGAGCGGGGTCTAGAAATCATGGATGCGATACGGGGCTACACCACAGGGTTTGCCGTTCCGCAATATGTGGTGGATGGGCCAGGGGGCGGAGGGAAAATTCCTTTAAATCCTGATTATATTTTGGCTCGGACGTCGGATCGAATTGTGTTGAGAAATTTCAAAGGTGAAATCTATGAATATCCTTTGGGTGAGTCTGGTGAATGGGTTGTAGATTCTGCTCTGCAGCGGCCCTCTGGATCGAGAGCCTACGTTCACGATCTGGAATAG
- a CDS encoding 4-hydroxy-3-methylbut-2-enyl diphosphate reductase, protein MIVHSNATPPTKTKVNLRTPEVMDQVQAEVESHYRSPIVEYLRYSGVPLKAAGLTVKLAKAFGFCYGVERAIDLAYAAAKVFKDRRIFLLGEIIHNPEVNDQLAAMGIQTLREEEGEYKLNHLTPDDVVIIPAFGAEIKVMDRLKTIGCQTVDTTCGDVMSVWKRVRQYRAEQVTSIIHGKAWHEETKATASRAVGEDRKGHYLVVYNLEETDYVCDYIRHGGDKQKFLEKFKGAHSPGFDPDLHLRRVGVANQTTMMRGETEEVQRRIRQAIVDRYGEAALLEHFRVFDTICGATQERQDALREMLDTEKLDLLIVVGGYNSSNTSHLAEMGEAQLPTYFIKNAEKILSDKEIQHWDLHHSTEKTTHGWLPDGDVIIGITAGASCPNNLIEETIQRLFSLRNVDVQTLLPPEALRPAR, encoded by the coding sequence ATGATAGTTCATTCAAACGCCACGCCTCCCACAAAGACGAAAGTCAACCTTCGCACTCCAGAAGTCATGGATCAAGTGCAGGCGGAGGTGGAGAGCCATTATCGCAGCCCGATTGTTGAATATTTGCGGTATAGCGGTGTGCCTCTTAAGGCAGCAGGGCTTACAGTGAAACTCGCTAAAGCATTTGGATTTTGTTATGGTGTTGAGCGCGCCATAGATTTAGCTTACGCTGCAGCCAAGGTCTTCAAAGATCGCCGCATCTTTCTGCTGGGAGAAATTATCCACAATCCTGAAGTCAACGATCAACTTGCCGCTATGGGCATACAAACCTTACGCGAAGAAGAAGGCGAATATAAGCTCAACCACCTTACCCCGGATGACGTCGTCATCATTCCTGCATTTGGAGCTGAGATCAAAGTCATGGATCGTCTAAAGACGATAGGTTGCCAGACTGTGGACACTACTTGCGGCGATGTCATGAGCGTCTGGAAACGAGTCCGCCAATACCGCGCAGAGCAAGTCACCTCCATCATCCACGGTAAAGCTTGGCACGAAGAGACTAAAGCCACAGCATCGCGAGCCGTTGGAGAAGATCGCAAAGGGCATTACCTTGTCGTTTATAATCTTGAGGAAACGGATTACGTTTGCGACTACATCCGCCATGGTGGAGACAAGCAGAAGTTTCTAGAAAAATTTAAAGGTGCGCATTCGCCCGGCTTTGATCCTGATCTGCATCTCCGCCGCGTCGGTGTCGCAAACCAAACCACGATGATGCGCGGCGAGACTGAAGAAGTCCAAAGACGTATTCGCCAAGCCATCGTTGACCGATACGGCGAAGCTGCTTTGCTAGAGCACTTCCGGGTATTCGATACAATTTGTGGCGCCACACAGGAACGACAAGACGCCCTCCGCGAAATGCTCGACACAGAGAAACTCGACCTTCTCATTGTTGTCGGGGGCTACAACAGCTCCAACACCTCGCACCTTGCAGAAATGGGCGAAGCCCAGCTTCCCACATATTTCATTAAAAACGCCGAAAAAATCCTTTCAGATAAAGAAATCCAACATTGGGATCTTCACCACAGCACAGAAAAAACAACACACGGCTGGCTTCCAGATGGCGATGTCATCATCGGCATCACCGCAGGCGCTTCCTGCCCCAATAATCTTATCGAAGAAACCATACAGCGACTCTTCTCTCTCCGCAACGTGGATGTGCAAACGCTTCTTCCACCGGAAGCATTACGACCAGCGCGTTGA